A single Bosea sp. PAMC 26642 DNA region contains:
- a CDS encoding ABC transporter ATP-binding protein encodes MNVTDLAPRLEQRAAPSQPILEVRDLVTHFPVRNGVVKAVDGVSFTLHRGKTLCIVGESGSGKSVTARSILQIVDAPGRIVSGSILLNRLDGSSVDLAKLNPRGREIRSVRGREIAMIFQEPMSSLSPVHTVGDQIMEVLRLHLKMSKKDARARCVELLTQVEIPKPDAAVDRYTFEFSGGMRQRVMIAMSLACNPSLLIADEPTTALDVTTQAEILDLIKRLQTQHGMAVMFITHDMGVVAEIADEVLVMHYGKVKESGPVDTIFHAPKDDYTRMLIGSVLKLEQKAEIRLRRPPIPEDAPPVLEVKNLQMYFGSPKAPVKAVDDVSLVVRPGETLGIVGESGSGKTTMGRCLLRVYEPQGGAIDYRRPDGSVVDLLKADAQTLKACRREIRMIFQDPVGSLNPRMTVAQIVGEPLLVNGIAKGKELDDRVADLLSQVGLEPSWRERYPHAFSGGQRQRIGIARAISLNPRIIVADEATSALDVSVRSHVLDLMMNLQDKLGLSYVFISHDIGVIRYMCDRVAVMYRGKVVETGSAEQVCDAPTHPYTQALLSAIPRPDPRARNIHLRHRYAG; translated from the coding sequence ATGAATGTCACCGATCTCGCGCCCCGCCTGGAACAGCGCGCCGCGCCGTCCCAACCCATCCTCGAGGTCCGCGACCTCGTCACGCACTTCCCCGTGCGCAACGGCGTGGTCAAGGCCGTCGATGGCGTCTCGTTCACGCTCCATCGCGGCAAGACCCTGTGCATCGTCGGCGAAAGCGGCTCGGGCAAGAGCGTCACCGCGCGCTCGATCCTGCAGATCGTCGATGCGCCTGGCCGCATCGTCTCCGGCTCGATCCTGCTCAACCGGCTCGACGGCTCCTCGGTCGATCTGGCCAAGCTGAACCCGCGCGGCCGCGAGATCCGCAGCGTGCGCGGACGCGAGATCGCGATGATCTTCCAGGAGCCGATGTCGTCACTGTCGCCGGTCCATACGGTCGGCGACCAGATCATGGAGGTGCTGCGGCTGCATCTGAAGATGAGCAAGAAGGACGCCCGGGCGCGCTGCGTCGAGTTGCTCACCCAGGTCGAGATCCCCAAGCCGGACGCCGCGGTCGATCGCTACACCTTCGAGTTCTCCGGCGGGATGCGCCAGCGCGTCATGATCGCCATGTCGCTGGCCTGCAATCCCTCGCTCCTGATCGCCGACGAGCCGACGACCGCGCTCGACGTCACGACGCAGGCCGAGATCCTCGACCTGATCAAGCGGCTGCAGACGCAGCACGGCATGGCTGTGATGTTCATCACCCACGACATGGGCGTGGTGGCCGAGATCGCCGACGAGGTGCTCGTGATGCACTACGGCAAGGTCAAGGAGAGCGGCCCGGTCGATACGATCTTCCATGCGCCTAAGGACGACTATACGCGCATGTTGATCGGCTCCGTGCTGAAGCTGGAGCAGAAGGCGGAGATCCGCCTGCGTCGGCCGCCGATCCCGGAGGATGCGCCGCCCGTCCTGGAGGTGAAGAACCTGCAGATGTATTTCGGCTCCCCCAAGGCGCCGGTGAAGGCCGTGGACGACGTCTCGCTGGTGGTCAGGCCGGGCGAGACGCTCGGCATCGTCGGCGAGTCCGGCTCGGGCAAGACGACGATGGGGCGCTGCCTGCTGCGGGTCTACGAGCCGCAAGGCGGGGCCATAGACTACCGCCGCCCCGATGGCAGTGTCGTCGATCTGCTCAAGGCCGATGCGCAGACGCTGAAGGCCTGCAGGCGCGAGATCCGCATGATCTTCCAGGATCCGGTCGGGTCGCTCAACCCGCGCATGACGGTGGCCCAGATCGTCGGCGAGCCGCTCCTGGTCAACGGCATCGCCAAGGGCAAGGAACTCGACGACCGCGTGGCCGACCTCCTCAGCCAGGTCGGGCTCGAGCCGTCCTGGCGGGAGCGTTATCCGCACGCCTTCTCCGGCGGCCAGCGTCAGCGCATCGGCATCGCGCGGGCGATCTCGCTCAACCCGCGCATCATCGTCGCCGACGAGGCGACCTCGGCGCTGGACGTGTCCGTCCGTTCGCACGTGCTCGACCTGATGATGAACCTGCAGGACAAGCTCGGCCTGTCCTATGTCTTCATCAGCCACGATATCGGCGTCATCCGCTACATGTGCGACAGGGTGGCGGTGATGTATCGCGGCAAGGTGGTTGAGACGGGGTCAGCCGAACAGGTCTGCGATGCGCCGACGCACCCCTACACGCAGGCGCTGCTCTCGGCTATTCCTCGCCCCGATCCGCGGGCCCGCAACATTCATCTCCGGCATCGATATGCCGGCTAA
- a CDS encoding ABC transporter substrate-binding protein — MRNSKNGSGLVDGVRRRDVLKGLAGAATLSAIPQGAMAQAAKEAPALAKMTADGKLPALAERIPANPMVVPVEKVGRYGGSLRRGLRGSSDHNGILRLVGNQGLVRWNLAFTEVLPNVADKWEVSADSSEFTFYLRKGMKWSDGKPFTADDVVFSIEDCAKNPDLFKSAPSTLVINGKACTATKIDETTVKIAFAGPFALFLEQLATPLGQYPTLYAKHYCSQFHPKYNTSVADLVKAANLSDWAALFRNKCGDIEIPARWGNVDKPTLDPWVVKEAYTGGTTRVVMERNPYFWQVDTAGNQLPYIDRLTFSISQDVESLMLDAISGRLDIQERHIDTLQNKPTLSQNMQKGGYRLIELVNSSAQQVQIYLNMTHKDPKMREMFANKEFRKALSLGLDRKEIIDLVYLGQSQPYQTGPRPGHPWHNKTLAEQFTGFDAAQANAILDKLGYAKKDSGGIRLRPDGQKVFFAIDVIPTLYPDQVDALELVKRHWADIGVDIKVNTIERALYYTRGDSNDHDAAVWPGPGGLDPMLDPRDYFAHHPQGSRYAIPWTLWYVSGGKDGQEPPESQKQRMKLYDQARATADLQKRGELMKQLFDLTAEAFETIGLCLAVNAFGIAKNNLQNVPAKYPNAWSWPNPGPALPQQFFFTT, encoded by the coding sequence ATGAGGAACTCGAAGAACGGGTCTGGCCTGGTGGATGGCGTTCGCCGCCGCGACGTGCTGAAAGGGCTGGCCGGGGCAGCCACGCTGTCGGCGATCCCGCAGGGCGCGATGGCCCAGGCCGCCAAAGAGGCTCCGGCCTTGGCCAAGATGACGGCGGACGGCAAATTGCCGGCGCTGGCCGAGCGCATCCCGGCCAATCCGATGGTCGTTCCTGTCGAGAAGGTCGGCCGCTATGGTGGCTCGTTGCGGCGCGGCCTGCGCGGCTCGTCGGACCATAACGGCATCCTGCGTCTGGTCGGCAATCAGGGTCTCGTGCGCTGGAACCTCGCCTTCACCGAGGTCTTGCCCAATGTCGCCGACAAATGGGAGGTCAGCGCGGATTCAAGCGAGTTCACCTTCTATCTGCGCAAAGGCATGAAGTGGTCGGACGGCAAGCCCTTTACCGCCGACGACGTCGTCTTCTCGATCGAGGACTGCGCCAAGAACCCGGACCTGTTCAAATCGGCGCCTTCGACGCTGGTCATCAATGGCAAGGCCTGCACGGCCACGAAGATCGACGAGACGACGGTGAAGATCGCCTTCGCCGGCCCCTTCGCGCTGTTCCTCGAGCAGCTTGCAACGCCGCTTGGCCAGTATCCGACGCTCTATGCCAAGCACTACTGCAGCCAGTTCCATCCGAAATACAACACGAGCGTCGCCGACCTCGTGAAGGCGGCGAACCTCTCCGACTGGGCGGCGCTGTTCCGCAACAAATGCGGCGACATCGAAATCCCCGCGCGCTGGGGCAATGTCGACAAGCCGACGCTCGACCCCTGGGTGGTCAAGGAAGCCTATACCGGCGGCACGACCCGCGTGGTGATGGAGCGCAACCCCTATTTCTGGCAGGTCGACACCGCCGGCAACCAGCTGCCCTATATCGACCGGCTGACGTTCAGCATCTCGCAGGATGTCGAATCGCTGATGCTCGATGCGATCTCGGGACGCCTGGATATCCAGGAGCGCCATATCGACACGCTTCAGAACAAGCCGACGCTTTCCCAGAACATGCAGAAGGGCGGCTACCGGCTGATCGAGCTCGTCAACTCCTCGGCGCAGCAGGTTCAGATCTATCTGAACATGACGCACAAGGATCCGAAGATGCGCGAGATGTTCGCCAACAAGGAGTTCCGCAAGGCGCTTTCGCTTGGGCTCGATCGCAAGGAGATCATCGATCTGGTCTATCTCGGCCAGTCGCAGCCCTACCAGACCGGCCCGCGCCCGGGCCATCCCTGGCATAACAAGACGCTGGCCGAGCAGTTCACCGGCTTCGACGCGGCCCAGGCCAATGCGATCCTCGACAAGCTGGGCTACGCCAAGAAGGATTCCGGCGGCATCCGCCTGCGGCCCGACGGCCAGAAGGTCTTCTTCGCCATCGACGTGATCCCGACGCTCTACCCCGACCAGGTCGATGCGCTCGAACTAGTGAAGCGCCACTGGGCCGATATCGGCGTCGACATCAAGGTCAACACGATCGAGCGCGCGCTCTACTACACGCGCGGCGACAGCAACGACCATGACGCCGCCGTCTGGCCGGGGCCGGGTGGGCTCGACCCGATGCTCGACCCGCGCGACTATTTCGCCCACCATCCCCAGGGCTCGCGCTACGCGATTCCTTGGACGCTCTGGTATGTCTCGGGCGGCAAGGACGGTCAGGAGCCGCCCGAAAGCCAGAAGCAGCGCATGAAGCTCTACGATCAGGCCCGCGCCACGGCCGATCTGCAGAAGCGCGGCGAGCTCATGAAGCAGCTCTTCGACCTGACGGCCGAGGCCTTCGAGACGATCGGCCTGTGCCTGGCGGTCAATGCCTTCGGCATCGCCAAGAACAACCTGCAGAACGTGCCGGCGAAATATCCCAATGCCTGGTCCTGGCCCAATCCGGGCCCGGCTCTGCCGCAGCAGTTCTTCTTCACGACGTGA
- a CDS encoding NAD-dependent epimerase/dehydratase family protein, translating to MEPQPPSPVRNLLITGGTGNIGRKLRQELGSRFARVRILDRLAPAELAANEDAVVADITDLAAVERAMAGMDAVIHLAGIPREAEFEAILQTNVIGTWNIYEAARRGGVGRVVFGSSNHAVGFYPTHQRIDASALPRPDSRYGLSKCWGEAVGALYADKYGIRSLHVRIGNAVGTPYNARILKIWISARDLAQLCLIGLEHPDIHNTIVYGVSDNAGSWYDNSIAYGLGYRPQDHAENYTEEAMAGEAGLIHEPAALYFQGGGFCALEYAGAPVPPPAPGA from the coding sequence ATGGAACCGCAACCGCCGAGCCCTGTCCGCAACCTCCTGATCACAGGCGGGACCGGAAATATCGGGCGGAAACTGCGCCAGGAGCTGGGCTCCCGCTTCGCCCGCGTCCGTATCCTCGACAGGCTCGCTCCGGCCGAACTCGCGGCCAACGAGGACGCGGTGGTGGCTGACATCACCGACCTCGCCGCCGTCGAACGCGCCATGGCGGGCATGGACGCGGTGATCCACCTGGCGGGCATCCCGCGCGAGGCCGAGTTCGAGGCCATTCTGCAGACCAATGTCATCGGCACCTGGAACATCTACGAGGCGGCGCGGCGCGGGGGGGTCGGGCGTGTCGTGTTCGGTTCGAGCAATCACGCCGTCGGCTTCTATCCAACCCATCAACGGATCGATGCCTCGGCCTTGCCGCGACCGGACAGCCGCTATGGACTCAGCAAATGCTGGGGGGAAGCAGTCGGCGCCCTCTATGCCGACAAATACGGGATCAGGAGCCTTCATGTGCGGATCGGCAATGCCGTCGGTACGCCCTATAATGCCCGTATCCTCAAGATCTGGATCAGCGCGCGGGATCTCGCCCAGCTCTGTCTGATCGGGCTGGAGCATCCCGACATCCACAACACCATCGTCTACGGCGTCTCGGACAATGCCGGCAGCTGGTACGACAATTCTATCGCCTATGGACTGGGCTACAGGCCTCAAGATCATGCCGAGAACTACACCGAGGAGGCCATGGCAGGCGAGGCCGGGCTGATTCATGAGCCGGCGGCGCTCTATTTCCAGGGCGGCGGCTTCTGTGCCCTCGAATATGCCGGAGCGCCCGTTCCGCCTCCCGCCCCGGGTGCGTGA
- a CDS encoding mandelate racemase/muconate lactonizing enzyme family protein, with protein sequence MKIERLRAYMTRDKDRPRLVIAIDTDDGLTGWGECYNHGPDKALQPLLDYLFGFIKGHDPRRIEYLIQYLMQQCRFPPGALGLAAISAIDHCLWDISAKALDVPVYQLLGGHVRDRVRVYAGVYTAPDPAIARDEFDALNEAWGLTAFKLSPWRIDMHAHRWGEVVRASAEYFRGLRETVRADYDIAFDAHAKIFEVGQAIQLGNALAPYDPLFFEEPLRPENFEAWGELKSRLDCTLATGESLYSRYEFLRLLSVRGCDIIQPDICVVGGLLEMRKIAAIAEAHHVTVAPHNPMGPLATAINLHFSAAQPNFRILEYRLPHGPGYIFGDGSGDANTKADRSQGAWYVKDPYLPKDGYLDLRPDRPGWGVEMDMEVLGKEDYVHWERKVPRRPDGSTAYC encoded by the coding sequence ATGAAGATCGAGCGCCTGCGGGCGTACATGACCCGCGACAAGGACCGTCCGCGGCTCGTCATCGCCATCGACACCGATGACGGCCTGACCGGCTGGGGCGAATGCTACAACCACGGCCCCGACAAGGCGCTGCAGCCGCTGCTCGACTATCTCTTCGGCTTCATCAAGGGGCATGACCCGCGCCGGATCGAATATCTGATCCAGTATCTGATGCAGCAGTGCCGCTTTCCGCCGGGCGCGCTGGGCCTGGCGGCGATCTCCGCGATCGACCATTGCCTGTGGGACATCTCGGCCAAGGCGCTCGACGTGCCAGTCTACCAGCTCCTCGGCGGCCATGTCCGCGACCGGGTGCGCGTCTATGCCGGCGTCTACACCGCGCCCGATCCCGCGATCGCACGCGACGAGTTCGATGCGCTCAACGAGGCCTGGGGATTGACGGCCTTCAAGCTCAGTCCCTGGCGCATCGACATGCACGCCCATCGCTGGGGCGAGGTGGTGCGCGCCAGCGCCGAGTATTTCCGCGGTCTGCGTGAGACCGTGCGCGCCGATTACGACATCGCCTTTGACGCCCACGCCAAGATCTTCGAGGTCGGGCAGGCGATCCAGCTTGGCAATGCATTGGCGCCCTACGACCCGCTGTTCTTCGAGGAACCGCTACGGCCCGAGAATTTCGAAGCCTGGGGCGAACTGAAGAGCCGGCTCGACTGCACGCTGGCGACGGGTGAATCACTCTACAGCCGCTACGAGTTCCTGCGCCTGCTGTCCGTCAGGGGCTGCGACATCATCCAGCCCGACATCTGCGTCGTCGGCGGCCTGCTGGAGATGCGCAAGATCGCCGCGATCGCCGAGGCCCATCATGTCACGGTCGCGCCGCACAACCCGATGGGCCCGCTGGCGACCGCCATCAACCTGCATTTCTCGGCAGCGCAGCCCAATTTCCGCATCCTCGAATATCGCCTGCCGCACGGGCCCGGTTACATCTTCGGGGATGGCAGCGGCGACGCCAACACCAAGGCCGACCGCTCGCAAGGCGCCTGGTACGTCAAGGACCCATACCTGCCCAAGGACGGCTATCTCGACTTGCGGCCCGACCGCCCGGGCTGGGGCGTCGAGATGGATATGGAGGTCCTTGGCAAGGAAGATTATGTGCATTGGGAGCGAAAGGTGCCCCGGCGGCCCGACGGCTCCACTGCCTACTGTTAG
- a CDS encoding mandelate racemase/muconate lactonizing enzyme family protein, producing the protein MKIVDIRTFLMHAGAPSLKSWASDGSFGAQHFSKNLTGSRNWLFVKIVTDEGITGIGECSGWPRVIATAIQDLTPLLVGENPAHIERLWQKMQIAIMGHGMTGVVGAGAMTGIDMALWDIKGKALNTPVWNLLGGKLRDRIRIYGHANTPETALSLKQRGVTAIKCGGVSDPVRKVAALREAVGAEMDIAIDLHGPPWLTPADATQLCRALEPYRLMWVEDPIAPDNLDGYARIRNHSSVTLAAGERMATIFGERDLIERDLIDVVQPDTGRAGGITQMKKIAAMAEAHHIMLAPHSGSLGPVAEYAALHLLASCPNGLVLERIEDDWEGRAKTVIPHPVARDGYIEVPDRPGLGVEIDEDFVAQWPSEMNVSIPVTEGAGSYAEGTFREHVYVQTRWKRGAYFSEN; encoded by the coding sequence ATGAAAATCGTCGACATCCGGACCTTCCTGATGCACGCCGGCGCGCCCAGCCTGAAAAGCTGGGCCTCGGACGGCTCGTTTGGCGCACAGCACTTCTCGAAGAACCTCACGGGCAGCCGCAACTGGCTCTTCGTCAAGATCGTCACCGACGAGGGCATCACGGGTATCGGCGAATGCTCGGGCTGGCCGCGTGTCATCGCAACGGCGATCCAGGACCTGACGCCGCTGCTCGTCGGTGAGAATCCGGCCCATATCGAGCGGCTCTGGCAGAAGATGCAGATCGCGATCATGGGCCACGGCATGACCGGCGTCGTCGGCGCCGGTGCGATGACCGGCATCGACATGGCGCTGTGGGACATCAAGGGCAAGGCGCTGAACACGCCTGTCTGGAACCTGCTCGGCGGCAAGCTGCGCGACAGGATTCGGATCTATGGACACGCCAACACGCCCGAGACGGCGCTGTCGCTGAAGCAGCGCGGCGTCACCGCGATCAAATGCGGCGGCGTCTCCGATCCCGTCAGGAAAGTCGCGGCGCTGCGCGAAGCGGTCGGCGCCGAGATGGACATCGCCATCGACCTGCATGGTCCGCCCTGGCTGACCCCGGCCGACGCGACGCAGCTCTGCCGCGCGCTGGAACCCTACCGGCTGATGTGGGTCGAGGATCCGATCGCGCCCGACAATCTCGACGGTTATGCGCGCATCCGCAACCATTCCTCGGTCACGCTGGCGGCAGGCGAGCGCATGGCGACGATCTTCGGCGAGCGCGACCTGATCGAGCGCGACCTGATCGATGTGGTGCAGCCCGATACCGGGCGCGCCGGCGGCATCACGCAGATGAAGAAGATCGCGGCGATGGCCGAGGCGCATCACATCATGCTGGCGCCGCATTCAGGCTCGCTCGGGCCGGTCGCGGAATACGCTGCCCTGCATCTTCTCGCGAGCTGTCCCAATGGCCTCGTCCTCGAGCGCATCGAGGATGACTGGGAGGGCCGGGCCAAGACGGTCATTCCCCATCCCGTTGCGCGCGACGGCTATATCGAGGTTCCCGACCGTCCGGGGCTTGGCGTCGAGATCGACGAGGATTTCGTTGCGCAATGGCCGAGCGAGATGAACGTCTCGATCCCGGTGACGGAAGGAGCCGGCTCCTACGCCGAGGGCACTTTCCGTGAACATGTCTATGTCCAGACCCGCTGGAAGCGCGGCGCCTATTTTTCGGAGAACTGA
- a CDS encoding ABC transporter permease → MLLFIAKRLLWMVPSLVVVSFLAFVLIQLPPGDYVTSYIATLAASNEVVDQNTAADLRARYGLDQPMIVQYFKWITGIVLRGDFGISFEWQQPVGDLIWERMALTLVLTFSTLLATWGIALPIGIFSAVKKYSIGDYIVTFLSFLGLAVPSFLLALVLMYVAAVEYGQEVGGLFSEQYLTAPWSIAKMIDLAKHLWIPVIILAVSGTASLIRVMRANMLDELHKPYVTTARAKGLSEFHLLLKYPVRLALNPFISTISWLLPNLVSGSIIVAIVLSLQTAGPLLLQSLMSQDMYLAGAFVLLICTLTLVGSLISDILLALVDPRIRLE, encoded by the coding sequence ATGCTCCTCTTCATCGCCAAGCGCCTCCTCTGGATGGTGCCATCCCTGGTCGTCGTCAGTTTCCTGGCCTTCGTGCTGATCCAATTGCCGCCGGGCGACTACGTCACGAGCTATATCGCCACGCTCGCCGCCTCCAACGAGGTGGTCGACCAGAACACGGCGGCCGATCTCAGGGCCCGCTACGGGCTCGATCAGCCGATGATCGTGCAATACTTCAAATGGATCACCGGCATCGTGCTGCGGGGCGATTTCGGCATCAGCTTCGAGTGGCAGCAGCCGGTCGGAGACCTGATCTGGGAGCGCATGGCGCTGACGCTGGTCCTGACCTTCTCGACGCTGCTCGCAACCTGGGGCATCGCGCTGCCGATCGGCATCTTCTCGGCCGTCAAGAAATACTCGATCGGGGACTACATCGTCACCTTCCTGAGCTTTCTCGGGCTCGCCGTGCCGAGCTTCCTGCTGGCGCTCGTGCTGATGTATGTCGCCGCCGTCGAATACGGGCAGGAGGTCGGCGGACTGTTCTCCGAACAGTATCTCACCGCGCCCTGGAGCATCGCCAAGATGATCGACCTGGCGAAGCATCTCTGGATCCCGGTCATCATCCTGGCCGTCTCCGGCACGGCGAGCCTGATCCGCGTTATGCGCGCCAACATGCTCGACGAACTCCACAAGCCCTATGTCACCACGGCTCGCGCCAAGGGCCTGTCGGAATTTCACCTGCTGCTGAAGTATCCGGTGCGCCTGGCGCTCAATCCGTTCATCTCGACGATCTCCTGGCTGCTGCCGAACCTGGTCTCGGGCTCGATCATCGTCGCCATCGTCCTCAGCCTGCAGACCGCGGGGCCTCTGCTGCTGCAGTCGCTGATGAGCCAGGACATGTATCTCGCCGGGGCTTTCGTGCTGCTGATCTGCACGCTGACGCTCGTCGGCTCGCTGATCAGCGACATCCTGCTCGCCCTCGTCGATCCCCGCATCAGGCTGGAATAG
- a CDS encoding (2Fe-2S)-binding protein: protein MTTPSPIRLRVNGAEHVVEARRSVPLLYILRNDLALNGPKYGCGLGECGACAVIVDGVAARACVLPAGIAEGCEIVTLEGLGTAEKPHPVQQAFIAEQGAQCGYCLNGMIITIKALLDRNPDPDEAELREELRYNLCRCGTHVEIMRAAMLAARLVRASRSAQP from the coding sequence ATGACGACGCCGTCGCCGATCAGGCTGCGCGTCAACGGGGCCGAGCATGTCGTCGAGGCCAGGCGCAGCGTCCCGCTGCTTTATATCCTGCGCAACGATCTGGCCCTGAATGGCCCCAAATATGGCTGCGGGCTTGGGGAGTGCGGCGCCTGCGCTGTCATCGTCGATGGTGTCGCGGCGCGCGCCTGTGTGCTGCCGGCGGGGATCGCGGAGGGCTGCGAGATCGTCACGCTCGAAGGGCTCGGGACGGCGGAAAAGCCGCACCCGGTCCAGCAGGCCTTCATCGCCGAGCAGGGCGCGCAATGCGGCTATTGCCTCAACGGTATGATCATCACGATCAAAGCCCTGCTCGACCGTAATCCCGATCCCGACGAGGCGGAGCTGCGCGAGGAGCTGCGCTATAATCTGTGCCGTTGCGGAACCCATGTCGAGATCATGCGGGCCGCGATGCTGGCGGCCCGTCTGGTTCGCGCGTCGCGGAGTGCGCAGCCGTGA
- a CDS encoding ABC transporter permease, whose amino-acid sequence MTDTALASIDTKRLAVASQWQLVWWAFKRHRLAMVGLYITIFLYIIALVPGFFAINDPSQQNARAAFYPPQPIHFIDTAADGSWAIRPYIHPYVFKRDPQTLAAIYSEDKTRKSYVRFFGEGYEYKLLGLFSTTTHLIASENKTQPIFLLGADRLGRCVYSRIMQGAQISLSVGLVGVLLSLTIGVLLGGISGYYGGRIDFAVQRVVEFVLSLPSIPIWLALSAALPQDWPATLNYFMITLILSLTGWAQLARVVRGRFLSLRTEEFVTAARLDGASEGRVIFRHMLPSFASHIIASVSLAIPAMILAETSLSFLGLGLQPPTISWGVLLREAQNIRSIATAPWLFAPGVAVVVAVIALNFLGDGLRDAADPYNK is encoded by the coding sequence ATGACCGACACGGCTCTTGCATCCATCGACACCAAGCGGCTCGCCGTCGCCTCGCAATGGCAACTCGTCTGGTGGGCGTTCAAGCGCCATCGCCTGGCGATGGTGGGCCTGTACATCACGATCTTCCTCTACATCATTGCACTGGTGCCGGGCTTCTTCGCCATCAACGACCCTTCGCAGCAGAATGCGCGGGCGGCGTTCTATCCGCCGCAGCCGATCCATTTCATCGACACTGCCGCCGATGGCAGCTGGGCGATCCGCCCCTACATCCACCCCTACGTCTTCAAGCGCGACCCGCAGACGCTCGCGGCCATCTACAGCGAGGACAAGACCCGCAAGAGCTATGTCCGCTTCTTCGGCGAGGGCTACGAATACAAGCTGCTCGGGCTGTTCAGCACGACGACGCATCTCATCGCCAGCGAGAACAAGACGCAGCCGATCTTCCTGCTGGGGGCCGATCGCCTCGGCCGCTGCGTTTACAGCCGGATCATGCAGGGCGCCCAGATCTCGCTGTCGGTCGGCCTCGTCGGCGTGCTCCTGTCGCTGACCATCGGCGTGCTGCTGGGCGGCATTTCCGGCTATTACGGCGGGCGTATCGATTTCGCCGTGCAGCGCGTCGTCGAGTTCGTGCTGTCGCTGCCGAGCATACCGATCTGGCTCGCATTGTCGGCGGCGCTGCCGCAGGACTGGCCGGCGACGCTGAACTATTTCATGATCACGCTGATCCTGTCGCTCACGGGCTGGGCCCAGCTCGCCCGCGTGGTGCGCGGCCGCTTCCTGAGCCTGCGCACGGAGGAGTTCGTCACGGCTGCCAGGCTCGACGGCGCCTCGGAAGGGCGCGTGATCTTCCGCCACATGCTGCCGAGCTTCGCCAGCCACATCATCGCCTCGGTCTCGCTGGCCATTCCCGCGATGATCCTGGCGGAGACCTCGCTCAGCTTCCTCGGCCTCGGTCTGCAGCCGCCGACCATCTCCTGGGGCGTGCTGCTCCGCGAGGCCCAGAACATTCGCTCGATTGCAACCGCGCCCTGGCTGTTTGCGCCCGGTGTCGCGGTGGTTGTCGCCGTGATCGCCCTCAACTTCCTGGGAGACGGGTTGCGCGACGCCGCGGACCCGTACAACAAATGA
- a CDS encoding aldose 1-epimerase produces the protein MILEDTSALISERDSPQPLGLSAGAMRALVRPAAGGRVAAFWREAGGQRADVLMPMDDGGFDPLFWPKAGTYPLAPFSNRIRAGTFSFGEREVRLAPHPACKPHALHGFSQLREWRVTQASAEHIEMRYRHDPAEASDAWPWAFEAIQKITLDPAGMTHEIGVESHADGDMPVGLGLHPYFAVAHGDTIRFSAQAEWEQGEDGCATRLRRLEGAGRNQDRLHDGEPITLYFAGWDGRAVITRQDGATITIEADQPFDHLVVHVPPGGAYLCIEPVSHVADAFNLASRGADGTGMRVLAPGAAIWGRMRIGVT, from the coding sequence ATGATCCTCGAGGACACGTCAGCGCTGATATCGGAACGGGACTCTCCGCAGCCGCTCGGTCTGTCGGCCGGGGCGATGCGGGCATTGGTGCGGCCAGCAGCGGGCGGGCGGGTCGCCGCTTTCTGGCGCGAGGCCGGTGGCCAGCGCGCCGATGTGCTGATGCCGATGGACGATGGCGGTTTCGACCCGCTGTTCTGGCCCAAGGCCGGCACCTATCCGCTCGCTCCCTTTTCAAACCGCATCCGGGCAGGCACCTTCTCCTTCGGCGAGCGCGAGGTCAGGCTGGCGCCGCATCCGGCCTGCAAGCCGCATGCGCTGCATGGCTTCAGCCAGTTGCGGGAATGGCGCGTGACGCAAGCGAGCGCGGAGCACATCGAGATGCGCTATCGGCATGATCCCGCGGAGGCCTCCGATGCCTGGCCGTGGGCGTTCGAGGCGATCCAGAAGATCACGCTCGATCCTGCGGGAATGACCCATGAGATCGGCGTCGAGAGCCACGCGGACGGCGATATGCCGGTGGGTCTTGGTCTCCACCCTTATTTCGCGGTCGCGCATGGGGACACCATCCGCTTCTCCGCGCAGGCCGAATGGGAGCAGGGCGAGGATGGCTGCGCAACCCGGCTGCGCCGCCTGGAGGGCGCCGGGCGCAACCAGGACCGGCTGCATGATGGCGAGCCCATCACGCTCTATTTTGCCGGCTGGGACGGACGCGCCGTGATCACGCGGCAGGATGGCGCGACCATCACGATCGAGGCCGACCAGCCTTTCGATCACCTCGTCGTCCATGTGCCGCCGGGCGGGGCCTATCTCTGTATCGAGCCGGTGAGCCATGTCGCCGACGCCTTCAATCTCGCCTCACGCGGAGCCGATGGCACGGGCATGCGCGTGCTGGCGCCGGGCGCGGCCATTTGGGGACGGATGCGCATCGGGGTAACATGA